Proteins encoded by one window of Cuniculiplasma divulgatum:
- a CDS encoding alanyl-tRNA editing protein produces MPTVHRYLDDAYRVEGEGKVVFNEFTDIIVDDSILFPTSYGQPNDKGKIVIDGKEFEIIDVWDDGDGVHLISHDTYPSDSKGKTIKQIVDWPIRYNHMKFRTALRVLAGLAYKKYSAPHRLNQTYEDWAWIDLEIPEISEEIVKELETETNEILKSGIEPTYSTISKEEFMKNETLMASIKGKVPDIPEVRVVKIMGLPDQMEMGTLVKNSSEVGQIKLKTNLIKGKVGTRVNLSLQ; encoded by the coding sequence ATGCCAACTGTACACAGATATCTTGATGATGCATACAGAGTTGAGGGTGAGGGAAAGGTTGTGTTCAACGAATTCACTGATATAATTGTTGATGATAGCATACTATTCCCAACCTCATATGGACAGCCAAATGACAAGGGAAAGATAGTTATTGACGGAAAGGAATTTGAAATTATAGATGTATGGGACGATGGAGATGGAGTACATCTTATTTCACATGACACATACCCCAGCGACAGCAAAGGCAAAACGATCAAGCAGATTGTAGACTGGCCAATAAGATATAATCACATGAAATTTCGAACCGCTCTGAGGGTTCTTGCTGGACTTGCTTACAAAAAATACTCTGCACCACACAGGTTAAATCAAACCTATGAGGATTGGGCATGGATAGATCTGGAGATTCCAGAGATTTCCGAGGAAATTGTAAAGGAGCTTGAAACAGAGACAAATGAGATTTTAAAAAGCGGGATTGAACCAACCTATAGTACCATATCAAAGGAAGAGTTCATGAAAAATGAAACTCTTATGGCTTCAATTAAGGGAAAGGTTCCAGATATACCAGAAGTAAGGGTAGTTAAAATAATGGGGCTACCAGATCAGATGGAAATGGGAACACTGGTTAAAAATTCCAGTGAAGTGGGGCAAATTAAACTCAAAACAAATCTGATAAAGGGAAAAGTAGGAACGAGAGTTAATCTGTCCCTACAATAG
- a CDS encoding transposase has protein sequence MEIKKEINITEILLASLIAFLTILTTFYIYIDYIIKREPHFSSYAVNSLFFLIYNARVTFLISTVFFMVIAVFSTVYFLKKSDPEPSKVGNFSKVPIAQGFLFLFLLLSLLSSVTPSVPGLDKLIGIFGLAAYYEQTVIMFSLVIGVLSIIMIPLIHKDTDKPVATALLSGSIEKNVYNYFYTLIPAALSSVFFYIFYGFTGYDIIFFFLIFVILFIFVKRYGLIITFTLLTLTFGSNAIELVVKPVTGIIYPVLILVFAFLGFISSLFFNSKAPSSTRSDRMDSTGETGKDARSGFQSPSQHGSNDARNRLTDSRELKDKLFIRGVCPHCDSVEFYIKDTGDLECKKCKSIWTGKETEFQSFKVGRNRNYRI, from the coding sequence ATGGAAATCAAGAAGGAAATAAATATTACTGAAATTCTTCTGGCTTCCCTAATTGCCTTTTTAACAATTCTTACAACTTTCTATATTTACATTGATTATATTATTAAGAGGGAACCTCATTTTTCATCCTATGCGGTCAACTCACTTTTCTTCCTTATCTATAACGCAAGAGTAACCTTCCTGATAAGCACGGTATTTTTTATGGTAATTGCTGTTTTTAGCACTGTTTATTTCCTGAAAAAGAGTGATCCAGAGCCATCAAAGGTTGGAAATTTTTCAAAGGTACCCATTGCCCAGGGATTTCTTTTTCTCTTCCTATTACTTTCACTTCTTTCATCAGTGACACCATCAGTGCCGGGTCTGGACAAATTAATTGGAATTTTTGGTCTTGCGGCATATTATGAACAAACTGTAATAATGTTTTCTTTGGTAATAGGTGTTCTATCCATAATAATGATACCTCTGATCCATAAGGATACAGATAAACCAGTCGCCACGGCACTCTTATCTGGAAGCATAGAAAAAAATGTTTATAATTATTTTTACACTCTTATACCAGCAGCACTTTCTTCTGTGTTCTTTTATATTTTCTATGGGTTTACAGGTTATGACATCATCTTTTTCTTTTTAATATTCGTGATACTTTTCATATTCGTCAAAAGATATGGTCTTATAATTACATTCACGCTATTGACTCTGACTTTTGGTTCAAATGCCATTGAACTCGTTGTAAAACCTGTAACCGGTATAATTTATCCAGTCTTAATACTTGTATTCGCATTTCTTGGATTCATATCCAGTCTCTTCTTCAACTCTAAAGCACCTTCTTCAACAAGATCCGACAGAATGGATAGCACTGGTGAGACCGGCAAAGACGCAAGATCCGGTTTCCAATCTCCATCTCAGCATGGGTCAAATGATGCAAGAAACAGACTCACGGATTCAAGAGAACTGAAGGATAAGCTTTTCATTAGAGGTGTTTGTCCACACTGCGATTCAGTAGAATTCTATATCAAAGATACTGGAGATCTGGAATGTAAGAAATGCAAGAGCATATGGACAGGAAAAGAAACTGAATTCCAGTCATTCAAGGTTGGAAGAAACAGGAATTACAGGATCTGA
- a CDS encoding MFS transporter, producing the protein MHRTSFNIETPYIFSISTILFSMAWFWLSFTFPLRLVSLHYNYFQIGAIGTSSSLPFILISYLYRKSRRRHLNLALKIPYVVIIVASIMLLTHVNSTYSYILIIIFTGFFQSMWWISAEIETGLLDRDGMAERYSAAWSIPTGVFPLFSGIMLQYIGYYSVYLLVLAVSITGLILQPTDRKERIKRKVKMKLNYRMVLPMSFSGIGMGFVTFVIVPIIRTGNYSYLLIGILLTIYWVMFAVGSIVANFSSVSKQRNFTIISSLLSAFPLILIFGFTVPLLIAALAVSGFGSSVGFSKILSYINKTESPRNGVFYYESFFSFGFITGTFLGGFLAYFASLKVSLIVFIPAIVFAILMVITHDSDPVIPVSSNLE; encoded by the coding sequence ATGCACCGTACCTCTTTCAACATAGAAACACCATATATATTTTCTATTTCAACAATACTTTTCTCTATGGCGTGGTTCTGGTTGAGTTTTACTTTTCCTTTGAGATTGGTATCCCTGCATTATAATTATTTTCAAATAGGGGCAATTGGGACTTCCTCATCACTTCCCTTCATTTTAATTTCATATCTTTACAGAAAATCCAGGAGGAGACATCTTAACCTGGCCCTTAAGATACCCTATGTTGTTATTATAGTGGCTTCCATTATGTTATTAACACATGTAAATTCTACATACTCATATATTCTTATAATTATATTTACTGGATTCTTTCAAAGCATGTGGTGGATTTCTGCAGAAATAGAAACAGGTTTGCTGGACCGGGACGGGATGGCTGAGAGATATTCGGCCGCATGGTCTATTCCAACAGGTGTATTTCCCCTTTTCTCTGGAATTATGCTGCAGTATATCGGTTATTATTCAGTGTATCTACTTGTTCTAGCTGTATCTATTACAGGTCTTATTTTACAGCCAACTGACAGAAAGGAACGAATAAAGCGTAAAGTAAAAATGAAACTCAATTACAGGATGGTTCTTCCTATGTCCTTTTCAGGGATAGGGATGGGTTTTGTAACATTTGTTATTGTACCAATAATAAGAACCGGAAACTATTCCTATTTACTGATAGGTATACTTCTGACAATATACTGGGTGATGTTTGCAGTTGGGTCTATTGTCGCAAACTTTTCCAGTGTTTCAAAGCAGAGAAATTTTACCATAATTTCTAGCCTACTTTCGGCTTTCCCCTTAATTTTAATATTTGGGTTCACCGTTCCATTGCTAATTGCTGCCCTGGCAGTCTCAGGATTCGGAAGCAGCGTGGGTTTCTCAAAAATACTCAGTTATATAAACAAAACAGAAAGCCCGAGAAATGGGGTTTTCTATTATGAAAGTTTCTTTTCCTTTGGTTTTATTACAGGAACATTTCTTGGTGGATTTCTTGCCTATTTTGCCAGCTTAAAAGTATCCCTCATTGTGTTCATTCCTGCAATAGTATTTGCTATTCTGATGGTTATAACCCATGATTCAGATCCTGTAATTCCTGTTTCTTCCAACCTTGAATGA